The Quadrisphaera sp. RL12-1S genomic interval CAGCCAGCGGACGTGCCCGAGTTCCCGTGCGTCCGCGTCCATCAACGGCTCCCGGTCCGTCCGGCGCCGAGCCGCCGGCGGGTCAGCGGCGGCCCGGGGCGTAGCGCGCCAGCACGCGCCGCTCCACCACCACGACGGCGCCGAGCAGCGCCACGCCCATGACCGCCAGCACGATGATCGCGGCGTAGACCGGAGCCAGCCGGTAGCTGGCCGCGGAGGTGGTGATGAGCGTCCCGAGCCCGGCGGACGAGCCGGCCGCGACGAACTCCGCGACCACCGCCCCGACCACGGACAGCGGCAGCACCACGCGCAGCGCCGTGAACAAGGCCGGCAGCGCCGAGGGCAGCCGCAGCCTCAGCAGCACCTCGGTGCGGGAGGCGCGCAGCGAGCGCAGCACCATGAGCGCGTCCGGCGGCGCGGCCCGCAGCCCCTGCAGCAGCGTGACCAGCACCGGGAAGAAGACGACGACGGCGGTGACCAGCACCTTGGGGGTCCGCCCGAAGCCGAAGGCCACCACCAGCGCGGGG includes:
- a CDS encoding ABC transporter permease, producing MSRWWRPATWAPAVVALVLLALVWQLVAAHLVAQGQTYLLPLPGDVVAELVGSGGTYLADAWTTLSTALLGVLLGGVLAAVLAVVLSEVPLLARAVLPLAVVLNTTPVVAFAPALVVAFGFGRTPKVLVTAVVVFFPVLVTLLQGLRAAPPDALMVLRSLRASRTEVLLRLRLPSALPALFTALRVVLPLSVVGAVVAEFVAAGSSAGLGTLITTSAASYRLAPVYAAIIVLAVMGVALLGAVVVVERRVLARYAPGRR